From a region of the Sander lucioperca isolate FBNREF2018 chromosome 8, SLUC_FBN_1.2, whole genome shotgun sequence genome:
- the LOC118495656 gene encoding trace amine-associated receptor 1-like, which translates to MEVEDGAQLCFPQFPNTSCRKPLAPWPQTVTIMLYSISLITVTLNLLIIISISHFRQILTSQLLLFGSMVLFSFPPGLLLMPGEIFRPTSCWYFGDFVCATYALLSVIIPSASIGDIVLISVDRYVAICDPLHYTTKVTARRVKFCVCLCWLCSFSYSLLFVKDLPTQNVTDISCYGECLLYSDDISLFFDLLVNFIVPVTVIIALYLRVFAVAVSQARAMRSHITAVTLQHSVTPKAKKSELKAARKLGVLVVVFLICFCPLYTLGLEHFISFIVSIKPFLNILFCFNSCLNPVMYAFLYPWFRKAVKLIVTLQILQPGSSETNML; encoded by the exons ATGGAGGTTGAGGACGGAGCCCAGCTCTGCTTTCCACAGTTCCCAAACACCTCCTGCAGGAAGCCCTTGGCTCCTTGGCCCCAAACAGTTACCATTATGCTGTACTCCATCTCTCTGATCACTGTGACTCTCAACCTGCTCATCATCATCTCAATCTCCCACTTCAGGCAGATATTAACTTCTCAGCTTCT TCTTTTTGGTTCAATGGTgcttttctctttccctccGGGCCTCCTGCTGATGCCGGGAGAAATCTTCCGACCAACATCCTGCTGGTATTTTGGTGACTTTGTGTGTGCTACCTATGCTCTTCTTTCAGTCATCATTCCCTCAGCCTCAATAGGTGACATAGTGCTCATATCAGTTGACCGTTATGTAGCTATATGTGACCCTCTGCATTACACCACTAAAGTCACTGCGAGAAGAGTTAaattctgtgtttgtctgtgttggcTCTGTTCTTTTTCCTACAGCCTTCTCTTTGTAAAGGATCTTCCGACTCAAAATGTGACTGATATATCTTGCTACGGAGAATGTTTGTTATACAGTGATGACATCTCACTGTTTTTTGATCTTTTAGTTAACTTCATTGTTCCAGTTACTGTCATCATAGCTCTGTATCTGAGAGTATTTGCCGTGGCTGTGTCTCAGGCTCGTGCCATGCGCTCTCACATTACAGCTGTCACACTCCAGCATTCAGTGACTCCAAAGGCAAAGAAATCAGAGCTGAAAGCAGCCAGGAAACTTGGTGTTCTTGTAGTTGTTTTTCTAATATGTTTCTGCCCGTTATACACATTAGGATTAGAACATTTTATCTCATTTATTGTTTCAATTAAACCCTTTTTAAACATTCTGTTCTGTTTTAACTCTTGTCTAAACCCTGTGATGTATGCCTTCTTGTACCCCTGGTTTAGAAAAGCAGTTAAACTTATTGTAACTCTTCAGATACTGCAGCCTGGCTCCTCTGAGACCAACATGCTGTAG
- the LOC116043398 gene encoding trace amine-associated receptor 7a-like, which yields MEVEDGAQLCCPQFPNTSCRKPLSPWPETVTIVFYSMSLITVALNLLIIISISHFRQLHTPTNILLLSLAVSDLLVGLLLMPVEVLRTTSCWYFGDFVCATYTLLSGIFTSASIGDMVLISVDRYVAICDPMHYTTKVTARRVQFCVCLCWLYSVSYSFLYLKNLPTQSGSYKSCYGACLIVITNNSVTVELVLSFIVPVTVIIALYLGIFAVAVSQARAMRSHITAVTLQLSVTPKAKKSELKAARTLGVLVVVFLMCFCPYYCFFIAGDSLLTALSASFVIYLFYCNSCLNPVIYALFYPWFRKAVKLIVTLQILQPGSCDTNML from the exons ATGGAGGTTGAGGATGGAGCCCAGCTCTGCTGTCCACAGTTCCCAAACACCTCCTGCAGGAAGCCCTTGTCTCCTTGGCCCGAGACAGTTACCATTGTGTTCTACTCCATGTCTCTGATCACTGTGGCTCTCAACCTGCTCATCATCATCTCTATCTCCCACTTCAG gcagctccacacacccaccaacatcctcctcctctctctggctgtctcaGACCTTCTAGTGGGTCTCCTGCTGATGCCTGTAGAAGTTCTCCGAACAACATCCTGCTGGTATTTTGGTGACTTTGTGTGTGCTACCTATACTCTTCTTTCAGGCATCTTTACCTCTGCCTCAATAGGTGACATGGTGCTCATATCAGTTGACCGTTATGTGGCTATTTGTGACCCTATGCACTACACCACTAAAGTCACTGCGAGAAGAGTTCaattctgtgtttgtctgtgttggcTCTATTCTGTTTCCTATAGCTTTCTCTATTTAAAGAATCTCCCGACTCAATCAGGGAGTTATAAATCCTGCTACGGAGCATGTTTGATTGTCATTACCAATAACTCAGTGACTGTTGAGCTTGTTCTGAGCTTTATTGTTCCAGTTACAGTCATCATAGCTCTGTATCTGGGAATATTTGCTGTGGCTGTGTCTCAGGCTCGTGCCATGCGCTCTCACATTACAGCTGTTACACTCCAGCTTTCAGTGACTCCAAAGGCAAAGAAATCAGAGCTGAAAGCAGCCAGGACTCTTGGTGTTCTTGTAGTTGTGTTTCTAATGTGTTTCTGCCCATATTACTGTTTCTTTATTGCAGGTGACAGCTTGCTCACTGCCTTATCTGCATCCTTTGTAATATATCTGTTCTATTGTAACTCTTGCCTAAACCCTGTGATCTATGCCTTGTTTTACCCCTGGTTTAGAAAAGCAGTTAAACTCATTGTAACTCTTCAGATACTGCAGCCTGGCTCCTGTGATACCAACATGCTGTAG